One Kiritimatiellia bacterium genomic region harbors:
- a CDS encoding ankyrin repeat domain-containing protein, which translates to MIAQILARKELKIILIVGGALMFISFLLRHSDRMERLARAVYDGRADAVEKILAAHPGLLNARDKSNGFTPLHWAVIAGRSNLVFSLIEKGADVNAVDRDGMTPLHRAAIFNGRSCAEALVAAGADVSAFGRKYGALRLSPLHLAAEEGHAEMIEFFLKRGVDVNLPTEGGNRITPLHMAAARGHAEAVRLLIDSGADINAADLAGKTPLTWAVVSEQQNTADLLRKAGAVP; encoded by the coding sequence ATGATCGCGCAAATCCTGGCCCGCAAAGAGTTGAAGATTATTCTCATTGTCGGCGGCGCGCTCATGTTTATCTCATTCCTGCTCAGACATAGCGACCGCATGGAGCGGCTGGCCCGCGCCGTTTACGACGGCCGCGCCGACGCCGTTGAAAAAATACTGGCCGCCCACCCCGGCCTGCTGAACGCGCGCGACAAAAGCAACGGGTTCACGCCGCTTCACTGGGCGGTTATCGCCGGCCGGTCAAACCTGGTTTTCAGCCTGATTGAAAAGGGGGCGGACGTGAACGCCGTTGACCGGGACGGCATGACCCCCCTGCACAGAGCGGCCATTTTTAACGGCAGGTCCTGCGCCGAAGCGCTGGTCGCCGCCGGCGCCGATGTTTCGGCTTTTGGCCGGAAATACGGCGCTCTCCGTCTGTCTCCCCTTCACCTCGCGGCCGAGGAGGGACATGCCGAAATGATAGAATTTTTCCTGAAGCGCGGGGTTGACGTCAACCTGCCGACCGAAGGCGGCAACCGCATCACGCCGCTCCACATGGCGGCGGCCAGGGGACATGCCGAAGCAGTGCGGCTCCTGATTGACTCCGGCGCCGATATCAACGCCGCCGATTTGGCCGGGAAAACGCCCCTGACCTGGGCGGTTGTCTCGGAACAGCAAAACACGGCCGATCTACTTCGCAAGGCAGGGGCGGTGCCATGA
- a CDS encoding GNAT family N-acetyltransferase, producing the protein MKKKKQIVKIRPPGFSDAAAIYALLKEHPREVLPRSMSDIIQNIDRFLVAEINGRIAGTASWQILPEIARSPSHSVEIKSVAVSKDFQRHGVGTALVQAMIKHIRTYRPAQIVVLTFSPAYFRRFGFREVPKETLMHKLYMGCINCTKYASPFTCPEVAMTLTERQKAEGRIQKTEESD; encoded by the coding sequence ATGAAAAAGAAAAAACAAATTGTTAAAATCAGGCCGCCGGGGTTCAGCGACGCGGCGGCCATTTATGCCCTGCTCAAGGAACACCCGCGCGAGGTTTTACCCCGGTCCATGAGCGACATTATCCAGAACATTGACCGTTTTCTCGTGGCGGAGATCAATGGCAGGATAGCGGGAACCGCTTCCTGGCAGATTTTGCCGGAAATTGCCCGCTCGCCGAGCCATTCGGTGGAAATCAAATCAGTCGCGGTTTCAAAAGATTTTCAAAGACACGGGGTCGGCACGGCGCTGGTCCAAGCCATGATCAAACACATCAGAACCTACCGGCCGGCGCAGATTGTGGTGCTCACCTTTTCCCCGGCTTATTTCCGGCGGTTCGGTTTCCGCGAAGTGCCCAAGGAAACGCTGATGCACAAGTTGTACATGGGCTGCATCAATTGCACCAAATACGCATCGCCCTTCACTTGCCCGGAAGTCGCCATGACGCTTACGGAAAGGCAGAAGGCAGAAGGCAGAATTCAGAAAACGGAAGAATCGGATTAA
- a CDS encoding phosphoglycerate dehydrogenase — MKNILITTEEFLLNDFPADFKVVKNPYGRKLSEQEADDLIQRHRPTGMIAGIEPLTRNTMARAPFLKVISRCGIGLDSVDLQAASELGIKVANTPDAPTPAVAELAVALMLAGLRKISVMDRQIRLGKWPRPMGFLLAGKTVGLIGCGRIGGYTAKLLKTFGCNVLGYDPYVKAASFCRLCALEELLRDSDIVSLHVPHTAENHHLLNRERIFAMQTGAMLVNTARGGLVDEEALYDALTRGHLSGAALDCFENEPYAGPLANLENVVLTAHVGSNAKEARLVMERQALENLVKEI; from the coding sequence ATGAAAAATATTCTCATCACCACGGAAGAATTCCTGCTCAACGATTTCCCCGCGGATTTCAAGGTTGTAAAAAATCCGTACGGCCGGAAACTTTCCGAACAAGAGGCGGACGACTTGATTCAACGGCATCGGCCGACGGGCATGATCGCCGGCATTGAGCCGTTGACCAGGAACACCATGGCGCGCGCGCCTTTCCTGAAGGTCATATCAAGGTGCGGGATCGGGCTTGATTCCGTGGATTTACAGGCCGCCTCTGAACTGGGCATCAAGGTCGCGAACACGCCGGATGCGCCGACCCCGGCCGTGGCGGAGCTGGCCGTGGCTTTGATGCTTGCCGGGCTGAGAAAAATCAGCGTCATGGACAGGCAAATCAGGCTCGGAAAATGGCCGCGCCCCATGGGGTTTCTCCTGGCCGGCAAAACGGTCGGCCTGATCGGCTGCGGGAGAATAGGAGGTTACACGGCCAAACTGCTCAAGACTTTCGGCTGCAACGTGCTGGGCTATGACCCCTATGTCAAGGCCGCTTCTTTTTGCCGGTTGTGCGCATTGGAAGAACTGCTCCGCGATTCGGATATAGTCAGCCTGCACGTGCCGCACACCGCTGAAAATCATCATCTGCTGAATCGCGAACGTATTTTTGCCATGCAAACAGGCGCCATGCTGGTCAACACCGCGCGCGGCGGCCTGGTTGACGAAGAAGCGCTTTATGACGCGCTGACCCGGGGACATCTTTCCGGCGCGGCCCTTGACTGTTTTGAAAATGAACCCTATGCGGGGCCGCTGGCAAATCTTGAGAACGTCGTGTTGACGGCCCACGTCGGCTCAAACGCGAAAGAGGCGCGGCTGGTAATGGAGCGGCAGGCTCTGGAAAATCTGGTCAAAGAAATATGA
- a CDS encoding uroporphyrinogen decarboxylase family protein — translation MNSRERVIAALEHKEPDILPMQDGIWEAAINAWHAQGLPRNVKWGSPENYSFTKYFRFDVARFGIDLSARLPERVIEAGKDYNLEVTRDGSVIKRVKDASSIIVKNAIGGRNDWEKFKLRLRPEADRFNEKAGNFENFGRAREANKFTAFYAATGVDRFQNIVKIDDLLVLMMEDPESARDMFKTVAQLIIGSCELLRQKGYAFDGLWLCNDMGYKNASLISPTLYRELMFKNDKLLCDYAHQTNMKVIYHSCGYVAELIPDLIEAGVDCLHPLEVKAGMDVVKLKKMYKGKLAFMGGIETSRFNSPAEIEEEIAGKLPVAMAGGGYIYHSDHSIPPSVELKNYLYALETIRKYGRY, via the coding sequence ATGAATTCCAGAGAACGCGTAATTGCGGCATTGGAACATAAAGAGCCGGATATATTGCCCATGCAGGATGGCATTTGGGAGGCTGCTATAAACGCCTGGCACGCGCAGGGATTGCCGCGGAACGTAAAATGGGGGTCTCCGGAAAATTATTCGTTTACCAAGTATTTCCGGTTTGATGTGGCGCGGTTTGGAATAGATTTGTCGGCCCGTCTGCCCGAGAGGGTGATTGAAGCCGGCAAAGACTATAATCTTGAAGTCACGCGGGACGGCAGCGTGATAAAACGAGTGAAAGATGCCAGCTCCATCATCGTCAAAAACGCGATTGGCGGACGGAACGATTGGGAGAAATTCAAACTGCGTCTGCGGCCGGAAGCCGATCGTTTCAATGAAAAGGCCGGAAATTTTGAAAATTTCGGCAGGGCCAGGGAGGCGAATAAATTCACGGCATTCTATGCCGCCACAGGCGTTGATAGATTTCAAAACATCGTGAAAATTGACGATTTACTTGTGTTGATGATGGAGGACCCGGAATCGGCAAGGGATATGTTTAAAACAGTCGCTCAACTTATTATTGGAAGTTGCGAACTGTTGCGGCAAAAGGGATATGCGTTCGACGGATTATGGCTGTGTAATGATATGGGATATAAAAACGCTTCCCTGATTTCTCCAACGCTTTACCGCGAACTTATGTTTAAAAACGATAAATTGCTGTGCGATTACGCGCATCAGACCAACATGAAAGTTATTTATCACTCTTGCGGTTATGTTGCGGAATTGATTCCGGACTTGATTGAAGCCGGCGTTGACTGTCTGCATCCTTTGGAGGTTAAGGCCGGCATGGATGTCGTTAAATTGAAAAAAATGTATAAAGGCAAACTGGCCTTTATGGGAGGAATTGAGACATCCAGGTTCAATAGTCCGGCGGAGATAGAGGAGGAAATAGCCGGGAAATTGCCTGTTGCCATGGCCGGCGGCGGTTATATTTATCATTCCGATCATTCCATCCCGCCCTCCGTGGAACTTAAAAATTATCTGTATGCGCTTGAAACGATCCGCAAATATGGGCGGTATTGA
- a CDS encoding helix-turn-helix domain-containing protein translates to MAHFKPGAVRKGFQSVEHIHDSIHFQFVMEGVFLFKTGRHSALLKPNDGILIPAKQIHSWSCGTSGVLFGASICITGQAANVFTDYVRSRGAGNFLFCSDPRLGGILMRIIELALKPAPFHWRRDMIGCELLLWVGQALHKALDLRLMKTPAPHAAKSRFDTSRPLCEEAARFIMSNFNRPITIHEIAGHAGVTPRHLNRLFLRYLHETAHRFLVRTRLEYADRILKSSPSLKIKEIAFASGFKTSSHFIQCFKQHFGRRPAGKI, encoded by the coding sequence ATGGCTCATTTCAAACCCGGCGCGGTGCGGAAAGGATTCCAATCGGTGGAGCATATTCATGATTCCATTCATTTTCAGTTCGTCATGGAAGGCGTCTTCCTTTTTAAAACCGGGCGGCATTCCGCATTGCTGAAGCCGAATGATGGCATCTTGATTCCCGCAAAACAGATTCATTCATGGTCGTGCGGAACCTCGGGCGTATTGTTCGGCGCAAGCATCTGTATCACGGGCCAGGCCGCAAATGTTTTCACCGATTATGTGAGATCCCGGGGGGCCGGCAATTTCCTTTTTTGTTCAGATCCCCGGCTTGGCGGCATACTAATGCGGATTATTGAGCTGGCGTTGAAGCCCGCGCCGTTTCACTGGCGCCGCGACATGATCGGCTGCGAGCTTTTGCTGTGGGTGGGGCAGGCCCTGCACAAGGCGCTTGACCTGCGCCTTATGAAAACTCCCGCCCCCCATGCCGCCAAATCCCGCTTTGACACGTCCCGGCCGTTGTGCGAGGAGGCCGCCCGTTTCATCATGTCAAATTTCAACCGGCCGATAACCATCCATGAAATTGCCGGACATGCCGGCGTGACTCCCCGTCATTTAAACCGTCTCTTTCTGCGCTATCTGCACGAAACCGCGCACCGGTTCCTCGTGCGGACGCGTCTTGAATACGCCGACAGGATATTGAAATCTTCGCCTTCCCTCAAAATCAAAGAAATAGCCTTTGCCTCGGGTTTCAAGACGTCCAGTCATTTTATCCAGTGTTTTAAACAGCATTTCGGCCGCCGTCCGGCCGGGAAAATTTAA
- a CDS encoding M55 family metallopeptidase, giving the protein MVKKKKYMVRCDLEGASGIVSYSQAEPGKAEYAIGREMFMHDLLALLKGLREGGADEVVVYDEHCDGRNIDLVRLPVYAKAICGKPPYRAGWAGGLDETFAGLILLGFHSKAGTADGLLPHTYEWDIANLVLNGVSIGEIGMEAAIAGDFGVPAIMMAGDAAGAREAQALLPGIVGVPVKEGRSETGAACLAPALTAGMIRKAAMKAMKNENRIKPYNYGNNAVLEIVLRPGLFLNEMKHMCGKEFHGEQALRIRAKNVTAAWACYWKTKLACLKILGDKKQ; this is encoded by the coding sequence ATGGTAAAAAAGAAGAAATACATGGTCAGGTGCGATCTTGAAGGCGCAAGCGGCATAGTCAGTTACAGCCAGGCCGAGCCGGGCAAGGCGGAATATGCAATCGGACGCGAAATGTTCATGCATGATCTGCTGGCGCTCCTGAAAGGGCTGCGGGAGGGCGGCGCGGATGAAGTTGTGGTCTATGATGAACACTGTGATGGAAGAAACATTGATCTGGTCCGCCTGCCTGTTTATGCCAAAGCCATCTGCGGCAAGCCGCCTTACCGGGCCGGCTGGGCCGGCGGCCTTGATGAAACCTTTGCCGGGCTTATTTTGCTGGGATTCCATTCCAAGGCCGGGACTGCCGACGGGCTCCTGCCGCACACTTATGAATGGGACATAGCGAACCTTGTCCTCAATGGAGTGTCCATCGGCGAAATAGGGATGGAGGCGGCCATTGCGGGCGACTTCGGCGTCCCGGCCATCATGATGGCCGGCGATGCCGCCGGCGCGCGGGAAGCGCAGGCGCTGCTGCCCGGAATCGTTGGCGTGCCGGTCAAGGAGGGGCGGAGCGAAACGGGCGCGGCGTGCCTGGCCCCGGCATTAACCGCCGGGATGATACGAAAAGCCGCCATGAAAGCCATGAAAAACGAAAACCGGATAAAGCCTTATAATTATGGAAACAATGCCGTCCTGGAAATTGTGTTGAGGCCCGGTTTGTTTTTGAATGAAATGAAGCATATGTGCGGCAAAGAGTTTCACGGCGAGCAGGCTTTGCGCATCCGCGCGAAAAACGTTACCGCGGCATGGGCATGCTATTGGAAAACGAAACTTGCATGTTTAAAAATTTTAGGAGATAAAAAGCAATAA
- a CDS encoding aldolase/citrate lyase family protein, which translates to MNKNTTTSNPVKKALLERRLAVGSWIQIGHPAVSEIFSRAGFEWLAVDMEHTDIGLETFTAVIRSMPGQGAVPLARVRANDAIAIRQTLDAGARGVIVPLVNSAAEAENAVKAAKYPPQGIRGFAFCRANNWGIDFDEYAAAANRDTAVVVMIESRAAVENINAILSVEGVDGAFIGPYDMSGSYGVTGQVSHPDIIQACRTVSVACKKHGKSAGIHIVRPDEKQIANAVKDGFTFIALGMDTVFLAAKARSYARRRNKRK; encoded by the coding sequence ATGAACAAAAACACAACAACCAGCAATCCGGTGAAAAAGGCGTTATTGGAAAGGCGGCTGGCGGTCGGCTCCTGGATTCAAATCGGCCACCCGGCGGTTTCTGAAATATTTTCCCGGGCGGGATTTGAATGGCTTGCGGTGGACATGGAACACACGGATATAGGCCTTGAAACTTTTACGGCTGTGATCAGGAGCATGCCCGGGCAAGGGGCGGTTCCCCTGGCCCGCGTGCGGGCAAACGATGCCATCGCCATAAGACAGACGCTGGACGCCGGGGCGCGGGGCGTGATTGTGCCGCTGGTCAATTCGGCCGCTGAAGCGGAAAACGCGGTCAAGGCGGCAAAATATCCGCCGCAAGGCATCCGGGGTTTTGCGTTTTGCCGCGCAAACAACTGGGGAATTGACTTTGATGAATATGCGGCCGCCGCCAACAGGGATACGGCCGTGGTGGTCATGATTGAATCCAGGGCGGCGGTTGAAAACATAAACGCCATTCTGTCGGTGGAAGGAGTGGACGGGGCGTTTATCGGGCCCTATGATATGAGCGGCTCCTACGGTGTGACGGGGCAAGTGTCGCATCCCGATATTATTCAGGCTTGCCGAACCGTTTCCGTTGCATGCAAAAAGCATGGCAAATCCGCCGGAATTCATATTGTCCGCCCGGACGAAAAACAAATCGCGAACGCCGTCAAGGACGGCTTCACGTTCATCGCGCTCGGCATGGATACGGTTTTCCTGGCCGCAAAGGCCCGGAGTTATGCAAGGAGACGGAATAAGCGAAAATAA
- a CDS encoding DEAD/DEAH box helicase: protein MSLEQACAHLFSLKSRENGANHFHSGRVRTLEFHPKFYDAEVRDLTARQVELELDGQNLIAICSCAHARGGNLCEHMWAAILDADQRHVLQPKSATTPLPVVNMSEDYFGPDDLLFADDNADAEKPEIWEDRRGSKRGRLSDPFGAVLNLLRISGQMQPVQPRKPKPPGWKQLLIADCSAAGHLQTQALREREIRYQTSFYDHSCNADLQLLVELRERKSNGQWGTWKNGKLDFLAVEQLTDPLDRKILGLLEGVRTVYDYGGRTADANYRLRGAALAHLLPDLCATGRFHLKSDGRLPPAVLRYDDGRPWAVTVEMTPGARGKYQVTARLRRDQESRELSAARGWLSGGWIFFRDTVARYDNGMNPGFLRCFHHHPEIGVPEADVRECVKTLYTQTWAERLIIPPHLRLEEIVVRPRPELRVKKARAYYSVDTLVAELGFDYNGQKISSVEGRTCLFPRETGQAVRRDLAAEFKCRQALDALGFKTAVYIESDGYNLQIAAQRFPAAVAALLREGWHIEADGKLYRSPTSFAFTVSSGVDWFELRGAARFEQMTVELPTLLRALGDGQRLIALGDGTMGVLPEDWLAKIGMFRGVGKEREDHIRFQRTQAAVLDAMLAESETAFDEQFKRLRRELRAFEAITPRDAGAGFHGQLRPYQRDGMGWFEFLRRFGFGGCLADDMGLGKTIQVLAMLDARREERLQTSAAANEPTLVVTPRSLIFNWLAEARRFTPALKILDHTGQQRLKGAAHFGEYDMVLTTYGALRRDIFKLKDVAYDYVILDESQTIKNHQALTTKAVRLLRGQHRLALSGTPIENHLGELWSLFEFLNPGMLGAVAAFKRAGVLREPDEETRVWLARALRPFILRRKKSQVARDLPEKIEETVYCELGAEQRRLYDELRNHYRVVLTQKVARDGLNKSKIQVLEALLRLRQAACHPGLIDSAYREVKSAKLDALQAQAAEVTEEGHKALIFSQFTSLLAITRERLDKAKIPYAYLDGQTADRQASVERFQSDPECKLFLISLKAGGLGLNLTAAEYIFLLDPWWNPAVEAQAIDRAHRIGQTQKVFAYRLIARDTVEEKVLELQNSKRALADAIITADNSLIGGLTSADLELLLS, encoded by the coding sequence ATGAGTCTGGAGCAGGCATGCGCCCATTTGTTTTCATTAAAATCCCGTGAAAACGGCGCAAACCATTTTCATAGCGGCCGCGTGCGGACGCTGGAATTCCATCCGAAGTTTTATGACGCCGAAGTGCGCGATTTGACGGCTCGCCAGGTAGAATTGGAATTGGACGGTCAAAACCTGATTGCCATATGTTCATGCGCGCATGCCCGCGGCGGTAATTTGTGCGAACATATGTGGGCCGCGATTCTGGACGCGGACCAGCGCCACGTTCTTCAGCCCAAGTCCGCGACCACGCCGCTGCCGGTCGTCAACATGAGCGAAGATTATTTCGGACCGGACGATTTGCTTTTTGCGGATGATAACGCCGATGCGGAGAAACCCGAAATTTGGGAAGACCGCCGTGGCTCGAAACGCGGCCGGTTGTCCGACCCGTTCGGCGCCGTTCTCAACCTGTTGCGCATCAGCGGTCAGATGCAACCGGTCCAGCCGCGCAAACCCAAACCGCCAGGCTGGAAACAGTTGTTGATTGCCGACTGTTCAGCCGCCGGCCATCTCCAAACGCAGGCGTTGCGGGAACGGGAAATCAGGTACCAAACCTCTTTCTATGATCATAGTTGCAACGCGGATTTGCAGTTGCTTGTCGAACTGCGCGAGCGAAAGTCGAACGGCCAATGGGGCACGTGGAAAAACGGGAAGCTGGATTTTTTGGCCGTGGAACAACTGACCGATCCGCTGGACCGGAAAATCCTTGGCCTGCTTGAAGGCGTCAGGACGGTCTATGACTATGGCGGAAGGACAGCAGACGCCAACTATCGATTGCGCGGCGCGGCCCTGGCGCACTTGCTGCCGGACTTGTGCGCCACCGGCAGATTTCACCTGAAATCCGACGGCCGACTTCCGCCTGCGGTTTTGCGCTATGACGATGGGCGCCCTTGGGCCGTCACGGTCGAGATGACGCCCGGCGCGCGCGGCAAGTATCAAGTCACGGCCAGATTACGCCGCGACCAGGAATCCCGCGAACTCAGTGCGGCACGCGGATGGCTGAGCGGCGGCTGGATTTTTTTCAGGGACACGGTTGCCCGTTACGACAATGGAATGAACCCGGGGTTCCTGCGTTGTTTCCACCACCACCCGGAAATCGGGGTGCCGGAAGCCGATGTCCGGGAATGCGTCAAAACGCTCTACACCCAGACCTGGGCGGAGCGCTTGATAATTCCGCCCCACCTGCGCCTGGAGGAAATCGTTGTCCGGCCCAGGCCCGAATTACGAGTTAAAAAAGCGCGCGCGTATTATTCGGTTGACACTTTGGTCGCCGAACTCGGATTCGATTATAACGGACAGAAAATCTCATCGGTCGAGGGCCGGACCTGCCTGTTTCCGCGGGAAACCGGTCAGGCGGTGCGCCGCGACCTGGCGGCGGAGTTCAAATGCCGTCAGGCTTTGGACGCGCTTGGATTCAAAACCGCCGTATATATTGAAAGCGACGGCTATAATCTGCAGATTGCGGCCCAGCGCTTTCCGGCCGCCGTTGCCGCGCTGCTGCGGGAAGGTTGGCATATTGAGGCCGATGGCAAGCTATATCGTTCGCCAACGTCTTTTGCTTTTACGGTATCCTCCGGCGTGGACTGGTTTGAACTGCGCGGAGCCGCCCGCTTTGAACAAATGACCGTGGAATTGCCCACGCTGCTGCGCGCCCTGGGCGACGGCCAACGTTTGATTGCCCTGGGCGACGGAACCATGGGCGTCCTGCCCGAAGACTGGCTGGCCAAGATCGGAATGTTCAGGGGGGTTGGCAAGGAGCGGGAAGACCATATCCGTTTCCAGCGGACTCAGGCGGCGGTGCTGGATGCCATGCTGGCCGAATCCGAGACCGCATTCGACGAGCAATTCAAACGCCTCCGGCGGGAACTGCGCGCCTTCGAAGCCATCACGCCGCGCGATGCCGGAGCTGGATTTCATGGACAATTGCGGCCATATCAGCGCGACGGCATGGGCTGGTTCGAGTTCCTGCGCCGTTTCGGGTTCGGCGGCTGTCTGGCCGACGATATGGGGTTAGGCAAGACCATCCAGGTGCTGGCCATGCTCGACGCGCGGCGCGAAGAACGCCTGCAAACCAGCGCCGCGGCGAACGAACCGACGCTAGTGGTGACACCGCGCTCGCTGATTTTCAACTGGCTGGCGGAGGCCCGGCGTTTCACCCCGGCCCTGAAAATTCTGGATCATACCGGTCAGCAACGCCTGAAAGGCGCGGCGCATTTCGGCGAATACGACATGGTGTTGACGACTTACGGCGCTTTACGCCGCGATATTTTTAAGCTTAAGGATGTGGCGTACGATTATGTTATCCTGGACGAATCCCAGACCATCAAAAACCACCAGGCGCTAACGACCAAAGCCGTGCGGCTTCTGCGGGGCCAACATCGTCTGGCGCTCAGCGGCACGCCGATCGAAAACCACCTCGGCGAATTGTGGAGCCTCTTTGAATTCCTCAATCCAGGCATGCTGGGCGCGGTCGCGGCTTTCAAACGCGCCGGCGTCTTGCGCGAGCCCGACGAGGAAACGCGCGTTTGGCTGGCGCGGGCTTTGCGGCCATTCATCCTGCGTCGCAAAAAATCCCAAGTTGCCCGCGACCTGCCGGAGAAAATAGAAGAGACCGTCTACTGCGAACTGGGCGCCGAGCAACGCCGCCTTTACGACGAATTGCGCAATCATTACCGCGTCGTTCTCACGCAAAAAGTGGCGCGGGACGGCCTGAATAAATCGAAAATCCAGGTGCTTGAAGCCCTCCTGCGTCTGCGCCAGGCGGCCTGCCATCCGGGATTGATTGACTCGGCATACCGGGAAGTCAAGAGCGCCAAACTTGATGCGCTCCAAGCCCAGGCCGCCGAGGTGACCGAGGAAGGTCACAAGGCTCTGATATTCTCACAGTTCACCAGCCTCCTGGCCATAACGCGCGAACGCCTGGACAAAGCCAAAATTCCTTACGCCTATCTTGATGGGCAAACCGCGGACCGCCAGGCGAGCGTCGAGCGGTTTCAGTCAGATCCGGAATGTAAACTGTTCCTGATCAGCCTCAAGGCCGGCGGACTTGGGCTGAACCTGACGGCGGCCGAGTATATTTTCCTGCTCGATCCCTGGTGGAATCCGGCGGTAGAGGCCCAGGCAATAGACCGCGCCCATCGCATCGGGCAAACGCAAAAAGTGTTTGCCTATCGCCTGATTGCGCGCGACACAGTCGAGGAAAAAGTGCTTGAACTCCAAAACTCCAAACGCGCCCTGGCCGACGCCATCATCACCGCCGACAATAGTCTCATCGGCGGTCTGACCAGCGCGGACTTGGAGCTGTTGCTGTCGTGA
- a CDS encoding FAD-dependent oxidoreductase, translated as MNRNLKIGGTFRNEVESRIVGETDVIVAGGGTAGVAAALAAARNGAKTILIERYGFLGGMMTAGNAGLTKYVVHSTEHSDYKNVLAQLAKNPAEVQIVGGISMEITEKLLETGAGIGTGGKAGSYVFTNSEEFKYLLLTMLQKAGVELLLHSWIVGVIKEKNTVKGVIVENKSGRQAILGKTIIDATGDGDVAARSGAEFDICKVAKLANGKSNSLSAMGVMFRVGNVNLAKLFGYLRTNPEIFQIQGCALLSLEEAAEKLKGGEMMTINVKTDFSPYFIQVYNLPMEGVVTLCCPCCHGNGASAADLTRAEITITKMVHAWCQKIRKIPGFEKMYLLDCPQIGVRETRLVRGEYVLTIDDIFNMREFEDGIGRGAHPVDAPVRKELKERALRRWSFSIPYRSLVAKGIDNLLLAGRCISVTHEAFGCTRGTAQCMITGEAAGTAAALCLNGKVKPKDLNARQLRERLLKQKVVL; from the coding sequence ATGAATCGGAATTTGAAAATCGGCGGGACATTTAGGAATGAGGTTGAGTCCCGGATTGTCGGCGAAACGGATGTGATAGTGGCCGGCGGCGGGACCGCCGGAGTGGCAGCCGCGCTTGCGGCCGCCCGCAACGGCGCAAAAACCATTTTAATTGAGCGTTATGGCTTCCTGGGCGGCATGATGACGGCCGGCAACGCGGGCTTGACCAAATACGTCGTTCATTCCACGGAACATTCGGATTACAAAAACGTTCTGGCGCAACTGGCGAAAAATCCGGCGGAGGTGCAGATTGTCGGCGGCATTTCCATGGAAATCACGGAAAAACTGCTTGAAACGGGCGCGGGCATCGGGACCGGCGGCAAGGCCGGAAGTTACGTTTTCACCAATTCCGAGGAATTCAAATATTTGCTTTTGACCATGCTTCAGAAGGCGGGAGTTGAGCTGCTGCTTCATTCGTGGATTGTTGGCGTGATAAAGGAAAAAAACACGGTAAAGGGCGTGATTGTGGAAAACAAATCCGGAAGGCAGGCCATCCTGGGAAAAACGATAATTGACGCGACCGGCGACGGCGACGTTGCCGCGCGGTCCGGCGCTGAATTTGACATATGCAAGGTGGCAAAACTGGCCAACGGCAAGTCAAACTCTCTCTCGGCCATGGGGGTGATGTTCCGGGTCGGGAATGTCAACTTGGCGAAACTATTTGGATACTTAAGAACCAACCCCGAAATATTTCAGATCCAGGGCTGCGCGTTGTTGAGCCTGGAAGAAGCCGCGGAAAAGCTGAAAGGAGGAGAAATGATGACGATCAACGTCAAGACCGATTTCAGCCCATATTTCATCCAGGTCTACAACCTTCCCATGGAAGGAGTGGTTACCTTGTGCTGCCCATGTTGTCATGGCAACGGCGCTTCGGCGGCGGACCTTACCCGGGCAGAGATAACCATAACCAAAATGGTGCATGCCTGGTGCCAAAAAATCAGGAAAATACCCGGTTTTGAAAAGATGTATCTGCTGGATTGTCCGCAGATCGGCGTGCGGGAAACGCGGCTTGTGCGGGGGGAATACGTGTTGACCATAGACGACATTTTCAATATGCGCGAATTTGAGGACGGCATCGGGCGCGGGGCGCATCCGGTGGACGCTCCGGTCCGAAAAGAACTCAAAGAACGCGCCCTTCGGCGCTGGTCATTTTCCATTCCTTACAGGAGCCTGGTTGCGAAAGGCATTGACAATCTGCTGCTGGCGGGGCGGTGCATTTCCGTAACGCACGAAGCGTTCGGCTGCACGCGCGGCACGGCCCAGTGCATGATAACCGGCGAGGCGGCCGGAACGGCGGCGGCCCTGTGCCTGAACGGCAAAGTCAAGCCGAAGGATTTAAATGCCCGGCAATTGAGGGAAAGACTGCTTAAACAGAAGGTTGTTTTATAA